The Gemmatimonadota bacterium genomic sequence TTCGCGGCCTTTGCCGAGCGGGAACGCGGGACGATCGCGCCGGGAATGCTCGCCGATCTCGTGGTGCTGTCGCAGGACCTGTTCACCGCGACGCCCGACAAGCTACCGGCGACGATGAGCGTGCTGACCATGCTTGGCGGCCAGGTCGTTCTTTGCACGAGAGGCTAGGGACGGCCAAGGACAAGGACTAGGTCGACGTTGGACCCTGGGGAAAAGCAGGACACAGAGGTTCACTGAGGAAACACAGAGGTTCACAGAGGAAGTCCGCGTTTGAACCGGTATGAACCGGTTGAGTGGTGAGCCTTAGCCCGGGTTGATGGGTGAGCGGAGCGCCTCGGTGAGCGGGATGAAGCGACGGGCGGACAGGTCGACGGACCCCAACAGGAGGTCCGCGAGGTACACATCATGGCACGTGGCGGACACGGGAGCGAGGCCTAACGTGTAGCCGGTGAAGGCTTGGGAGATGTAGATGTCGTGCTGCTGCCACCAAATGAGGCCGGCCTGAGTGACCCGGCGCGCGACGAAATGCGATGGATAGACGAGGGGCGGGGGGCCGCCGCGGGGGTAGGGCGTGGCCGAGGACTGGTACCGACTCGCCGGCGGCTGGTCGTCTAACGCGGCGTGGGGTCGGACGGTGTTGTACTCGGCCCGCCAGGCGTCGAAACGCGCCTGCTGCGCGCGCCGCGTCGCCGCTGGGGGGCTCGTGGCTTCGGCCTTGAGCGTGCGATGGAGCCGCTCATGGCGCCCATTGTGCTCGGGATGCCCGGGGACGGTGAAGCGCGGGGTGATGCCGAGCGCGGCGAACCAGCAGCTCAGACGGGAGAGCCCGCGCGGGGCGTGCACGGCGCCGAACGGGGCGCCGTTATCACTGAGGATCGCGAGCGGCAGGCCATAGGTGCGGAAGCACCGGGCGAGGACCCGCTGCGCGGCGGTCGTCCCAGGCGCGGGATGCGCCACACACGCGAGCAGCATGCGCGTCGCCGCATCGACGATGGTGAAGGGATAGCACCAGCGGCCATCGCCGGTGCGGAACTGGCCCTTGTAGTCGAGCGTCCACAGGTCGTTGGGCGCGGCGGCGTGCGCCGGGCCCCGGTCCGTGCGATCGAGCCGCGCGCGCGGGCGCCGCCGCCGGGGCGCCAGCAGGCCCGCCTCGGCGAGGAGCGTGGTGATGGTGCTCGGCGCCGGCCACGCGAGCGCGGGGGCGGCGGCCTGACACGCCGCGCGCAGCTTGCGCGCTCCCCAGGTGGGATGGGCGCGGCGACACGCGAGGAGGGCGGCGCGTTGCGGCGCCGGCGTGCGGTGCGGGCACGTCGCCGGTGCATGCGAGCGCTCCGCGAGGCCGGGGAGCCCCAACGCGCGGAAGCGGGCCAGCCATTTCTGGCCCGTCTTCTCGCTGATGCCATAGGCAGCGCACACGGCCACGATCGGGCGCACGCCGCGCAGCGCCTCGGCGACGAACTGCAGACGGATCGACATGGGATCAGGCACACTCCAGGGCATCAGTCCCTCCGGTCGGTGCCGGAAAGCCTACGCCCGATGCGGCGCGTCCTCACCCATCAACCCGGTCCAGTGCTCACCACTCAACCCGGTGTATACCTTTCGCCGATCTCCTCCGTGAACCTCTGTGATGCCTCAGTGAACCTCTGTGTAGAGCTTTGGGGTCGCCTCACCCCGTCGCACTGACGGCACGCCGGGGGCGTCGGCAAGGGGATACGTCTAGTCCCCTATCCGTCCGGGCAGCCCGGCACCCCCCGATGGGTCATGGTGTGCGTCTCGCGCGGGATAGAGCTTAGGCGTGGGCTTGTGAAATAATTCACATGACGGACTCGGGCACGCCCGAGCGCCACCATCCTACCTCTACGCGCGACCTCGGGGACGATTCATGGCGGACACTCTGGAGCACGCGGCGCCGACGGCGCCCCCAAGAACCGCTTTCGGGCGTCGGGGGTCACCCCGTACGCGGAAATGGGCTACTGGCAGCCCGACTACGAGCCCAAGCCGACCGACATCCTCTGCGCCTTCCGTCTCGTCCCCCAGGACGGCGTCGACGCGATCGAAGCCTCGGCGGCCACCGCCGGTGAGTCGTCTGACCGCCACGTGGACGGTCGTCTGGACCGATCGCCTCACCGCGCACGAGAAGTACCAGGCCAAGTGCTACCGCGTCGACCCGGTCCCGGGCACCGACCAGTTCATCGCCTACATCGCCTACGACCTCGACCTGTTCGAGGAAGGGTCGATCGCCAACCTGACGTCGTCGATCATCGGCAACGTCTTCGGCTTCAAGGCGCTCAAGTCGCTCCGCCTCGAGGACATGCGCATCCCGCCCCACTACACCAAGACCTTCCAGGGGCCGGCGCACGGGATCGTGATGGAGCGCGAGTACCTCAACAAGTACGGGCGCCCGTTGTTAGGCGCGACCACCAAGCCCAAGCTGAACCTCTCGGCGCGCAACTACGGGCGCGTGGTCTACGAAGCCCTGCGTGGTGGCCTCGACTTCGTGAAGGACGACGAGAACATCAACTCCGCAGCCCTTCGCTGCGCTGGCGCGATCGCTTCCTTTCTGCATGGAGGCGGTCAACAAGGCGCAGTCGGTGACGGGCGAGGTGAAGGGGCACTACCTCAACATCACCGCCGGAACGATGGAGGAGATAC encodes the following:
- a CDS encoding amidohydrolase family protein, which produces MLATLHPNVPTEALTREQAVIAYTRTAAFAAFAERERGTIAPGMLADLVVLSQDLFTATPDKLPATMSVLTMLGGQVVLCTRG
- a CDS encoding IS481 family transposase; the encoded protein is MSIRLQFVAEALRGVRPIVAVCAAYGISEKTGQKWLARFRALGLPGLAERSHAPATCPHRTPAPQRAALLACRRAHPTWGARKLRAACQAAAPALAWPAPSTITTLLAEAGLLAPRRRRPRARLDRTDRGPAHAAAPNDLWTLDYKGQFRTGDGRWCYPFTIVDAATRMLLACVAHPAPGTTAAQRVLARCFRTYGLPLAILSDNGAPFGAVHAPRGLSRLSCWFAALGITPRFTVPGHPEHNGRHERLHRTLKAEATSPPAATRRAQQARFDAWRAEYNTVRPHAALDDQPPASRYQSSATPYPRGGPPPLVYPSHFVARRVTQAGLIWWQQHDIYISQAFTGYTLGLAPVSATCHDVYLADLLLGSVDLSARRFIPLTEALRSPINPG